A window of the Pseudomonadota bacterium genome harbors these coding sequences:
- a CDS encoding SURF1 family protein, whose protein sequence is MRSPSINPWTRIALTLLLGTACAGLASLGFWQLHRAHEKQTRYQAFNDRHAAPPLAFDTIAPRTPLGETLWRRISVTGHYLDQHVVLDNRTRQGQPGYEVLTPFVADSGAALLVDRGWIPLPDSRGTVPDTLAPADPTTIHGYVGPEPTVGIDLDERAAEAEIMSPQVFRVQRVKVAGVESLLDRPLWPGIVYLDADSLGALAVDWQLPGDGSARNRSYAVQWFAMATVLAGIGLWNLYGKRRRHD, encoded by the coding sequence GTGCGCAGCCCCTCAATCAATCCCTGGACCCGTATCGCGCTGACGCTGCTGCTGGGTACGGCTTGCGCAGGCCTCGCCAGTCTAGGCTTCTGGCAGCTGCATCGCGCCCATGAAAAGCAGACGCGTTACCAGGCATTCAATGACCGCCACGCCGCGCCGCCCCTGGCCTTCGATACCATTGCGCCACGCACGCCCCTCGGTGAGACGCTGTGGCGCCGCATCAGCGTGACCGGTCATTACCTCGATCAGCACGTCGTGCTCGACAATCGCACCCGTCAGGGACAGCCCGGTTACGAAGTCCTGACCCCTTTCGTCGCCGACAGTGGCGCGGCCCTGCTGGTCGACCGCGGCTGGATACCCCTGCCCGACAGTCGCGGCACCGTGCCCGATACCCTCGCGCCGGCGGACCCGACCACCATCCACGGCTACGTCGGCCCGGAACCGACCGTCGGCATCGACCTCGACGAGCGTGCCGCGGAGGCGGAAATCATGAGCCCCCAGGTGTTCCGCGTGCAGCGCGTGAAGGTAGCGGGTGTCGAATCGCTGCTCGACCGGCCGCTGTGGCCAGGCATCGTCTATCTCGATGCTGATTCGCTTGGCGCGCTGGCAGTCGACTGGCAACTGCCGGGCGATGGCTCGGCGCGCAATCGTTCCTACGCCGTGCAGTGGTTTGCGATGGCGACGGTATTGGCCGGCATCGGCCTGTGGAATCTTTACGGCAAGAGGCGCCGGCATGACTGA
- the ctaD gene encoding cytochrome c oxidase subunit I encodes MSEAATHHEHDHHDHHPSGITRWLTTTNHKDIGLMYLIFSLIMFFIGGSMAMVIRAELFQPGLQFVDPQFFNSMTTMHALVMIFGAVMPAWTGFANWMIPMMIGAPDMALPRLNNWSFWILPFAFTLLLSTVFMPGGGPAGGWTMYPPLVLQTGQAFPFLIFAVHFMGASSIAGAINIIATVFNMRAPGMTLMKLPLFVWTWIITAFLLIASIPVLAGAVTMLLTDKFFGTAFFSAAGGGDPVMFQHIFWFFGHPEVYILILPAFGIVSAIIPTFARKPLFGYASMVYASAAIAFLSFIVWAHHMFTVGMPLAGELFFMYTTVLIAVPTGVKVFNWVATMWQSSMTFETPMLFALAFLVLFTIGGFSGLMLGVTPVDFQYHDTYFVVAHFHYVLVTGAVYALMAGTYFWLPKWTGHMYDEGLGKLHFWLSTISVNVLFFPQHFLGLAGMPRRIPDYSVQFADFNMVSSIGGFVFGVSQLLFVVVVVKCVKGGAKATDQVWEGAHGLEWTLSSPPPYHSFNTPPDPATIEGGMR; translated from the coding sequence ATGAGTGAGGCCGCCACCCACCACGAGCACGATCACCATGATCATCATCCCAGTGGTATCACGCGCTGGCTGACCACCACCAACCACAAGGACATCGGTTTGATGTACTTGATCTTCTCGCTGATAATGTTCTTTATCGGCGGGTCGATGGCGATGGTGATCCGCGCCGAGCTGTTCCAGCCCGGCCTGCAGTTCGTCGATCCGCAGTTCTTCAACTCGATGACCACCATGCATGCGCTGGTCATGATCTTCGGCGCGGTGATGCCGGCCTGGACGGGTTTTGCGAACTGGATGATCCCGATGATGATCGGCGCGCCCGACATGGCCCTGCCGCGACTCAACAACTGGAGCTTCTGGATCCTGCCCTTTGCCTTCACCTTGCTGCTGTCCACGGTGTTCATGCCGGGCGGTGGCCCCGCCGGTGGCTGGACCATGTATCCGCCGCTGGTGCTGCAAACCGGTCAGGCCTTCCCGTTCCTGATCTTCGCCGTGCATTTCATGGGCGCGTCGTCGATCGCCGGCGCCATCAACATCATCGCCACCGTGTTCAACATGCGTGCACCCGGCATGACGCTGATGAAACTGCCGCTGTTCGTGTGGACCTGGATCATCACGGCTTTCCTGCTGATCGCGTCCATCCCGGTGCTGGCGGGCGCCGTGACCATGCTGCTCACCGACAAATTCTTCGGCACCGCGTTCTTCAGCGCGGCCGGTGGCGGCGACCCGGTGATGTTCCAGCACATCTTCTGGTTCTTCGGCCATCCCGAGGTGTACATCCTGATCCTGCCGGCTTTCGGCATCGTGTCGGCCATCATCCCGACCTTCGCGCGCAAGCCGCTGTTCGGCTACGCCTCGATGGTCTATGCCTCGGCCGCCATCGCCTTCCTGTCGTTCATCGTGTGGGCCCACCACATGTTCACGGTCGGCATGCCGCTCGCGGGTGAACTGTTCTTCATGTACACCACGGTGCTGATCGCGGTGCCGACCGGCGTCAAGGTCTTCAACTGGGTTGCCACCATGTGGCAGAGCTCGATGACCTTCGAAACGCCGATGCTGTTCGCGCTGGCCTTCCTGGTGCTGTTCACCATCGGTGGTTTCTCGGGCCTGATGCTCGGCGTCACCCCGGTCGATTTCCAGTATCACGACACCTATTTCGTGGTCGCCCACTTCCACTACGTGCTCGTCACCGGCGCCGTCTATGCGCTGATGGCCGGCACCTACTTCTGGCTGCCGAAGTGGACCGGCCACATGTACGACGAGGGTCTGGGCAAGCTGCATTTCTGGCTGTCGACCATCTCGGTCAACGTGCTGTTCTTCCCGCAGCACTTCCTGGGTCTGGCCGGCATGCCGCGCCGCATCCCGGACTACTCCGTGCAGTTCGCGGATTTCAACATGGTCTCCAGCATCGGCGGCTTCGTGTTCGGCGTGTCGCAGCTGTTGTTCGTGGTGGTGGTAGTCAAGTGCGTCAAAGGCGGCGCCAAGGCGACCGACCAGGTCTGGGAAGGCGCCCACGGTCTCGAGTGGACGCTGTCCTCGCCGCCGCCCTACCACAGCTTCAATACGCCGCCCGACCCGGCGACCATTGAAGGCGGCATGCGCTGA
- the ftsY gene encoding signal recognition particle-docking protein FtsY: protein MFSRLKAGIARTRDSLVNGVQRLFTGRTRLDAAALETLETLLLSADVGVNATARIVEKVRRIPANQPPAEAVQEEMTAILAPCEQPFEYKARDDGPFIILVVGVNGAGKTTTIAKIARRLKGEGRSVMLAAGDTFRAAAVDQLKRWGERLDIPVIAQGTGADTASVIFDACAAAKARKVDVLIADTAGRLHTQDNLMAELAKVRRVVGKHQADAPHETLLVLDATMGQNALNQAQEFMSQVAVTALCLTKLDGTAKGGVIFALAERLRLPIRYVGIGEKADDLQVFNAREFTRALLGDFAGSKVDDDES from the coding sequence ATGTTCAGTCGACTCAAAGCCGGTATCGCGCGCACGCGCGACAGTCTCGTCAATGGCGTGCAGCGCCTGTTCACCGGTCGCACGCGTCTCGACGCGGCGGCGCTGGAGACACTGGAAACCTTGCTGCTGTCGGCCGATGTCGGCGTCAACGCCACGGCGCGCATCGTCGAGAAGGTCAGGCGCATTCCCGCCAACCAGCCGCCGGCCGAAGCGGTGCAGGAAGAGATGACGGCGATCCTCGCGCCCTGCGAGCAGCCGTTCGAATACAAGGCACGCGACGACGGGCCGTTCATCATCCTGGTGGTGGGCGTCAACGGCGCCGGCAAGACCACCACCATCGCCAAGATTGCGCGGCGCCTCAAGGGCGAAGGCCGCTCGGTGATGCTGGCGGCCGGTGACACCTTCCGCGCGGCGGCCGTCGATCAGTTGAAGCGCTGGGGCGAGCGTCTCGATATTCCGGTCATCGCGCAGGGCACGGGCGCCGATACCGCGTCGGTGATCTTCGACGCCTGCGCGGCGGCCAAGGCGCGCAAGGTCGACGTACTGATTGCCGACACCGCCGGGCGCCTGCATACCCAGGACAACCTCATGGCCGAGCTCGCCAAGGTGCGGCGGGTGGTCGGCAAGCACCAGGCCGATGCGCCCCACGAGACGCTGCTGGTGCTGGACGCGACCATGGGCCAGAACGCCCTCAACCAGGCCCAGGAGTTCATGAGCCAGGTTGCGGTCACCGCCCTGTGCCTGACCAAGCTCGACGGCACCGCCAAGGGCGGCGTGATCTTCGCGCTGGCCGAGCGCCTGCGGCTGCCGATCCGTTACGTCGGCATCGGCGAGAAGGCCGATGACCTGCAGGTCTTCAATGCCCGCGAGTTCACCCGCGCCCTGCTCGGCGACTTCGCCGGCTCCAAGGTCGACGACGACGAAAGCTGA
- a CDS encoding DUF2909 domain-containing protein, producing the protein MTTSPVVKSVIIVIFVMILVALGSAFMSLFRRRQGDDGKATVKALTVRVGLSIGLVVTILILNALGVISPN; encoded by the coding sequence ATGACCACGTCGCCCGTCGTCAAATCCGTGATCATCGTCATCTTCGTCATGATCCTGGTGGCCTTGGGCAGCGCTTTCATGAGCCTGTTCCGGCGGCGCCAGGGCGATGATGGCAAAGCCACGGTCAAGGCGCTGACGGTGCGCGTGGGCTTGTCCATCGGATTGGTCGTCACCATCCTCATTCTGAACGCGCTCGGCGTCATTTCACCGAACTGA
- the coxB gene encoding cytochrome c oxidase subunit II, whose translation MTFSKHSNPWRKIALMSAILGLPGAAMADWGLNLTRGVTPYSNTIYDLHMLILGVCVVVGVVVFGLIFYSVIAFRKSAGAKAAQWHESTKVEILWTLVPFLILIGMAVPATHALIMMENVSNADMTIKVTGYQWKWHYQYLDDGINFFSTLENDSNMARQLKSGVDPKTVPNYLLEVDNHLVVPVGKKIRFLTTAGDVIHAWWVPALGWKRDAIPGYINESWAEIQTPGTYRGQCAELCGKDHGFMPIVVDALSAEDYAAWVTKMKAATQHADAGAAVPAAAVAQQ comes from the coding sequence ATGACTTTTTCCAAGCATTCGAATCCGTGGCGGAAAATCGCGTTGATGAGCGCGATCCTCGGCCTGCCGGGGGCCGCCATGGCCGACTGGGGACTGAACCTCACCCGAGGCGTCACCCCTTACAGCAACACGATCTACGACCTGCACATGCTCATCCTGGGGGTGTGCGTGGTGGTGGGTGTCGTGGTCTTCGGCCTGATTTTCTACTCGGTCATCGCCTTCCGGAAGTCCGCCGGTGCCAAGGCTGCCCAGTGGCATGAAAGCACCAAGGTCGAAATCCTGTGGACGCTGGTGCCCTTCCTGATCCTGATCGGCATGGCGGTACCCGCCACCCACGCCCTGATCATGATGGAGAACGTTTCCAACGCCGACATGACCATCAAGGTCACCGGCTACCAGTGGAAGTGGCACTACCAGTACCTCGACGACGGCATCAACTTCTTCAGCACCCTCGAAAACGACAGCAACATGGCCCGCCAGCTGAAGTCCGGTGTCGACCCCAAGACCGTGCCGAACTACCTGCTCGAAGTGGACAACCACCTGGTGGTACCGGTGGGCAAGAAGATTCGCTTCCTGACCACCGCCGGTGACGTCATCCATGCCTGGTGGGTCCCCGCCCTCGGCTGGAAGCGCGACGCCATCCCGGGCTACATCAACGAGTCATGGGCCGAAATCCAGACCCCCGGTACCTACCGCGGCCAATGCGCGGAGCTGTGTGGCAAGGATCACGGCTTCATGCCCATCGTCGTCGACGCGCTGTCCGCCGAGGACTACGCCGCCTGGGTAACGAAAATGAAAGCCGCCACTCAGCATGCTGATGCAGGCGCGGCCGTACCGGCCGCCGCCGTGGCTCAGCAGTAA
- a CDS encoding cytochrome c oxidase assembly protein has translation MSDAPLNTANRRTVTKLALATCVMFSFGYALVPLYNVFCTVTGLNGKTGRLTEAQAAALPVDESRSVTVEFVTNVDAQLPWDFKPLVNKVVVHPGAETQVEFEVHNWDKGAVDGNAVPSVAPNTVAKYFNKTECFCFTQQTLAAGETRRMPVRFIVDPRLPPEVTTLTLGYTFFQSLKPTATNEQAATPRS, from the coding sequence ATGAGCGACGCGCCGCTTAACACCGCCAATCGCCGCACCGTCACCAAGTTGGCCTTGGCGACCTGCGTGATGTTCAGCTTCGGCTACGCGCTGGTGCCGCTCTACAACGTGTTCTGTACGGTGACTGGCCTGAACGGTAAAACCGGCAGGCTGACCGAGGCGCAGGCCGCTGCGCTGCCGGTCGACGAGAGCCGTTCGGTAACGGTCGAGTTCGTCACCAACGTCGATGCGCAGCTGCCGTGGGACTTCAAACCGCTGGTCAACAAGGTGGTGGTGCATCCGGGCGCCGAGACCCAGGTCGAATTCGAAGTACACAACTGGGACAAGGGCGCCGTCGATGGCAATGCCGTGCCGAGCGTTGCGCCCAACACCGTCGCCAAGTACTTCAACAAGACCGAGTGTTTCTGCTTCACCCAGCAGACACTGGCCGCCGGGGAAACGCGCCGCATGCCGGTGCGGTTCATCGTCGATCCGCGTCTGCCGCCCGAGGTCACGACCTTGACCCTGGGCTACACGTTTTTCCAGTCGCTCAAACCGACTGCGACGAACGAACAAGCGGCCACGCCGCGTTCATGA
- a CDS encoding protoheme IX farnesyltransferase, whose product MLTESMVPSALGHWRDYAELCKPRVVGLIVFTAVIGMFLATPGAVPLAVLVPATLGIGLAAASAAAINHVAEHRIDALMARTKNRPLPQGGLNRAQALVFALIIGALAMYLLVAFVNVLTAALTFASLIGYAVIYTMYLKYATPQNIVIGGAAGAAPPVLGWTAVTGQVDPHSLLLFLIIFAWTPPHFWALAIFRREEYAKAQIPMLPITHGVDFTRKQILLYTVILTIATVLPYATYMSGVVYLLGALALDAVFLYYAIAMMRDDDDQIAWAAFKYSIVYLTGLFFFFFLDHYWNGILNFVTGA is encoded by the coding sequence ATGCTGACCGAAAGTATGGTTCCTTCCGCGCTGGGCCACTGGCGCGACTACGCCGAACTCTGCAAACCGCGAGTCGTCGGCCTGATCGTCTTCACCGCCGTGATCGGCATGTTCCTGGCCACGCCGGGCGCCGTGCCGCTGGCCGTGCTGGTGCCGGCCACCCTGGGTATCGGCCTCGCCGCCGCTTCGGCCGCCGCCATCAACCACGTCGCCGAACACCGCATCGACGCCTTGATGGCGCGCACCAAGAATCGACCCTTGCCGCAGGGCGGCTTGAACCGCGCCCAGGCACTGGTCTTCGCGCTCATCATCGGCGCATTGGCGATGTACCTCCTGGTCGCGTTCGTCAACGTGCTGACCGCGGCCCTGACCTTCGCCTCGCTGATCGGCTACGCGGTCATCTACACCATGTATTTGAAATACGCGACGCCGCAGAACATCGTCATCGGTGGCGCCGCCGGTGCAGCGCCGCCGGTGCTGGGCTGGACCGCGGTCACCGGCCAGGTCGACCCGCATTCGCTGCTCTTGTTCCTGATCATCTTCGCGTGGACGCCGCCGCATTTCTGGGCCCTGGCGATTTTCCGCCGCGAGGAATACGCCAAGGCGCAGATCCCGATGCTGCCCATCACCCACGGCGTCGATTTCACGCGCAAGCAGATCCTGCTCTACACCGTCATTCTCACCATCGCGACCGTGCTGCCCTACGCGACTTACATGAGCGGCGTGGTCTACCTGCTGGGCGCGCTGGCGCTGGACGCCGTGTTCCTTTATTACGCCATCGCGATGATGCGCGACGACGACGACCAGATCGCGTGGGCCGCCTTCAAGTACTCCATCGTGTATCTCACCGGCCTGTTCTTCTTCTTCTTCCTGGACCACTACTGGAACGGCATCCTGAACTTCGTGACCGGCGCGTGA
- a CDS encoding COX15/CtaA family protein, whose product MTRTLRLLSYLLPVLALGVIVLGAYVRLSDAGLGCPDWPGCYGHVTVPSGDANVHLKDPDWHARPLEAGKAWREMIHRYLASTLGLGIVVLALGSLSAARRRATGVSPVVFLLVPLVVFQGLLGMWTVTLLLKPLVVSAHLLGGLATLALLWWNLMSVRGQEAIAVPRGALYGLARLAVLVLVLQIFLGGWTSANYAALACTDFPTCQGRWWPHTDFREGYVLWRGLGINYEFGVLDTPARTAIHVGHRIGALVASLVIAATAVLAWRTRQPRLRRVASCILAALALQVCLGITNVMGGLPLPVAVAHNGIAAVLLMTLLTLVHVTRRN is encoded by the coding sequence ATGACACGCACCCTCCGCCTGCTCTCTTATCTCCTGCCCGTTTTGGCCCTGGGCGTGATCGTGCTCGGCGCCTATGTGCGTCTCAGCGACGCCGGCCTCGGCTGCCCGGACTGGCCGGGTTGCTACGGGCACGTCACCGTGCCGAGCGGCGACGCCAATGTTCATCTCAAGGATCCGGATTGGCATGCGCGGCCGCTCGAGGCCGGCAAGGCCTGGCGCGAGATGATTCATCGCTACCTGGCCAGCACGCTGGGTCTCGGCATCGTGGTGCTGGCGTTGGGCTCGCTGTCGGCCGCGCGTCGGCGCGCGACGGGCGTAAGCCCGGTGGTGTTCCTGCTAGTGCCGCTGGTGGTTTTCCAGGGCTTGCTCGGCATGTGGACGGTCACATTGTTGTTGAAACCCTTGGTGGTCAGCGCCCACTTACTGGGAGGCCTCGCCACGCTCGCCCTGCTGTGGTGGAACCTGATGAGCGTGCGCGGTCAGGAAGCTATCGCCGTGCCGCGCGGCGCCCTCTACGGCCTGGCGCGCTTGGCGGTCCTGGTGCTGGTGCTGCAGATCTTCCTCGGCGGCTGGACCAGCGCCAACTACGCCGCACTCGCCTGCACCGATTTTCCGACCTGCCAGGGTCGCTGGTGGCCGCATACCGATTTCCGTGAAGGCTACGTGCTGTGGCGCGGGCTCGGCATCAATTACGAATTCGGCGTGCTCGACACTCCGGCGCGCACCGCCATCCATGTCGGTCACCGTATCGGCGCGCTGGTAGCTTCGCTGGTCATTGCCGCTACCGCCGTGCTGGCCTGGCGTACTCGTCAGCCGCGGCTGCGCAGGGTCGCATCATGTATACTCGCGGCACTCGCGCTGCAGGTCTGCCTCGGCATCACCAATGTGATGGGCGGCCTGCCGCTGCCGGTCGCGGTGGCCCACAACGGCATCGCCGCGGTGCTGCTCATGACCCTGTTAACTCTCGTCCACGTCACGCGTCGTAATTAA
- a CDS encoding cytochrome c oxidase subunit 3 encodes MSSAGHADHADYYVPEPSRWPITATIAIFTMFVGGATALNGHSIGPTILGAGFLMFVYMLFGWFGAVIGESESGKYNEQVDVSFRMGMGWFIFSEVMFFAAFFGALYYARMYSVPWLGGEGAKAATNHFLWPQFAAAWPLFNPPSNYGFSHFKETIGAWGVPFTNTLILLSSGATVTWAHWGLQKGNRGQLILGLAATVALGAIFVYLQTEEYGHAYHALGLTLNSGIYGATFFMLTGFHGFHVTMGTIMLAVILARSIKGHFTPKHHFAFEAVAWYWHFVDVVWIGLFIFVYWL; translated from the coding sequence ATGAGTAGTGCAGGACACGCAGACCACGCAGACTATTACGTTCCAGAACCGAGTCGCTGGCCGATCACCGCAACCATCGCGATTTTCACGATGTTTGTCGGCGGCGCGACCGCGCTCAATGGCCATTCGATCGGACCGACCATCCTCGGCGCCGGTTTCCTGATGTTCGTGTACATGCTGTTTGGCTGGTTCGGCGCCGTCATCGGCGAAAGCGAGTCAGGCAAGTACAACGAACAGGTCGATGTCAGCTTCCGCATGGGCATGGGCTGGTTCATCTTCTCCGAGGTGATGTTCTTCGCCGCCTTCTTCGGCGCCCTCTACTACGCGCGCATGTACTCGGTGCCGTGGCTCGGCGGCGAAGGCGCCAAAGCGGCCACCAATCACTTCCTGTGGCCGCAGTTCGCCGCTGCATGGCCCTTGTTCAACCCGCCGTCGAACTATGGTTTCTCGCATTTCAAGGAAACCATCGGCGCCTGGGGCGTGCCGTTCACCAACACCCTCATCCTGCTGTCGTCCGGCGCCACGGTGACCTGGGCGCATTGGGGCCTGCAGAAGGGCAACCGCGGCCAGTTGATCCTGGGCCTCGCCGCGACCGTGGCCTTGGGTGCAATCTTCGTATACCTGCAGACCGAGGAATACGGCCACGCCTACCACGCGCTCGGCCTGACCTTGAACTCCGGCATTTACGGCGCCACGTTCTTCATGCTGACCGGCTTCCATGGTTTCCATGTCACCATGGGTACCATCATGCTGGCGGTGATCCTGGCGCGTTCGATCAAGGGCCACTTCACGCCCAAGCATCACTTCGCGTTCGAAGCGGTGGCCTGGTACTGGCACTTCGTCGACGTGGTGTGGATTGGCCTGTTCATTTTCGTGTACTGGCTGTAA
- a CDS encoding insulinase family protein, giving the protein MRLITWGAVLSCALACVSAPAATRTHEYMLDNGLKLLVQEDHRAHVAVVQVWYRVGSSYEHDGITGVSHALEHLMFKGTPRYAAGKFATTVAAHGGRQNAFTSSDYTAYYEEWSADNVELSFDLEADRMRNLVIDEETFKKEINVVLEERRLRTDDSPQSLAVEATQAVAYLTSPYRYPVIGWEADIKQMSAADLRAWYQRWYGPNNAIVVVVGDVDPDAVHALAKKYFGPLAKSDIAPPKARPEIAQNGTKRVTLNSSKARVPYLVMGYKAPVLAQAMRGEGVEESEAYALDVLAAMLTGDNSARLKRELVRGREIAAEVSAGVETAARLPTLFTFNAVPAQGVSLEKLEQAIVEQIDQLASHPPTAAELERIKTQVVADTVFERDSMMHEAMTLGALEAVGLGWKVRDTYVDKIEAVTAEQVLAVAKKYLVPAGLTVAYLKPEQAR; this is encoded by the coding sequence ATGCGATTGATCACCTGGGGCGCAGTGCTGTCCTGCGCGCTTGCCTGTGTCTCGGCCCCGGCCGCCACCCGCACCCACGAATACATGCTAGACAACGGTCTGAAACTGCTGGTGCAGGAAGACCACCGCGCCCACGTGGCGGTGGTGCAAGTGTGGTACCGGGTCGGATCCTCCTATGAACATGACGGCATCACCGGGGTGTCCCACGCGCTCGAACACCTGATGTTCAAGGGCACGCCACGCTACGCCGCCGGCAAGTTCGCCACCACCGTGGCCGCCCATGGCGGTCGTCAGAATGCTTTCACCAGCAGCGATTACACCGCCTATTACGAGGAATGGTCCGCCGACAACGTCGAGCTCTCCTTTGACCTCGAAGCCGACCGCATGCGCAATCTCGTCATCGACGAGGAAACGTTCAAGAAAGAGATCAATGTCGTGCTCGAGGAGCGGCGCCTGCGCACCGACGACTCGCCGCAATCTCTCGCCGTCGAGGCCACCCAGGCGGTCGCCTACCTGACCAGCCCCTATCGCTATCCCGTGATCGGTTGGGAGGCAGACATCAAGCAGATGAGCGCCGCCGACCTGCGCGCCTGGTACCAGCGCTGGTACGGGCCGAACAATGCCATCGTGGTGGTGGTCGGCGACGTCGACCCGGACGCCGTGCACGCGCTGGCCAAGAAATATTTCGGTCCGCTGGCCAAGAGCGACATCGCGCCGCCCAAGGCGCGCCCCGAGATCGCGCAAAACGGCACCAAGCGCGTCACGCTCAACAGCAGCAAGGCACGTGTGCCCTACCTGGTGATGGGCTACAAGGCGCCGGTGCTGGCGCAGGCCATGCGCGGTGAAGGCGTGGAAGAATCGGAAGCCTACGCGCTCGACGTGCTGGCGGCGATGCTGACCGGCGACAACAGCGCGCGCCTGAAACGCGAGTTGGTGCGCGGTCGCGAAATCGCCGCCGAGGTGAGCGCCGGCGTGGAAACCGCCGCGCGCCTGCCGACCTTGTTCACCTTCAACGCGGTGCCGGCCCAGGGCGTCTCGCTGGAGAAGCTCGAACAGGCCATCGTCGAACAAATCGACCAGCTGGCCAGTCATCCGCCCACGGCCGCCGAACTCGAGCGCATCAAGACCCAGGTGGTGGCCGACACCGTGTTCGAGCGCGACTCCATGATGCACGAGGCCATGACCCTCGGCGCCTTGGAAGCGGTCGGCCTCGGCTGGAAGGTGCGCGACACCTACGTCGACAAGATTGAAGCCGTGACCGCTGAGCAGGTGCTGGCGGTGGCGAAAAAATACCTGGTGCCCGCGGGTCTCACGGTCGCCTACCTCAAGCCGGAGCAAGCACGATGA
- a CDS encoding insulinase family protein: MKSRRALAALVTLCLLPCAAALAGPRIEHWQTSNGARVYFVAAPEIPMLDVRVVFAAGSARDDGRAGVANLTNGLLNEGAGELDADAFNNEISATGAIMGHGAERDMAFASLRSLAEGEHASRALELFVLALAKPRFDSSALERDKARTLVALQHREQSPDAVADDVFYASLYPKHPYGSSPDGTPASVSAITRDDVRAFHGKYYVARNAVIAIVGAVDQARAAAIAEQLSQALPAGERAPALPVVAPPAAALKHVEFPSIQSHVMVGLPGVSRGDPDYFPLLVGNHALGGNSLVSILFDEVRDKRGLSYSVSSYFVAMAQAGPFVAELQTDRKQQDEALKVLTDTIARFVEQGPPAGSIEAARRNLIDGFPLRIASNRQTVEYIAMIGFYDLPLDYLDTFASKVAAVTPEAVKDAFSRRVSPDRLTTVVVGRGADKDQGS; encoded by the coding sequence ATGAAATCCCGCCGCGCGCTGGCCGCGCTCGTCACTCTTTGTCTGTTGCCGTGCGCGGCCGCCCTTGCCGGGCCGCGTATCGAACACTGGCAGACCAGCAACGGCGCGCGCGTGTATTTCGTCGCGGCGCCGGAGATCCCGATGCTCGACGTGCGCGTGGTGTTCGCCGCCGGCAGTGCGCGCGATGACGGTCGCGCGGGCGTCGCCAATCTCACCAACGGTCTGTTGAATGAAGGCGCCGGCGAGCTCGATGCCGACGCGTTCAACAACGAGATCAGCGCGACCGGCGCCATCATGGGCCACGGCGCCGAGCGTGACATGGCCTTCGCCAGCCTGCGCAGCCTCGCCGAGGGCGAGCATGCCAGCCGCGCGTTGGAGCTGTTCGTGCTGGCGCTGGCCAAGCCGCGCTTCGACTCGAGCGCCCTCGAACGCGACAAGGCGCGCACGCTCGTCGCCCTCCAGCACCGCGAACAGTCGCCGGACGCCGTGGCCGATGATGTCTTCTACGCGAGCCTCTACCCCAAGCATCCCTATGGCTCGTCGCCGGACGGCACGCCCGCCAGCGTCAGCGCGATCACCCGCGACGACGTGCGCGCCTTTCACGGCAAGTACTACGTGGCGCGCAATGCCGTCATCGCCATCGTCGGCGCCGTCGACCAGGCGCGCGCGGCCGCCATCGCCGAGCAGTTGAGCCAGGCCTTGCCGGCCGGCGAGCGAGCGCCGGCCTTGCCGGTGGTGGCGCCACCCGCGGCCGCGCTAAAGCATGTCGAGTTCCCGTCCATCCAAAGCCACGTGATGGTGGGCCTGCCGGGCGTGAGCCGCGGCGATCCGGACTATTTCCCCTTGCTGGTCGGTAACCATGCGCTGGGTGGCAACAGCCTGGTCTCGATCCTGTTCGACGAAGTGCGCGACAAGCGTGGCCTGTCCTACAGCGTGTCCAGCTATTTCGTCGCCATGGCCCAGGCCGGTCCCTTCGTTGCCGAACTGCAGACCGACAGGAAACAACAGGACGAAGCGCTGAAGGTGCTCACCGACACCATCGCGCGCTTCGTCGAGCAGGGTCCGCCGGCCGGCAGCATCGAGGCCGCGCGACGCAATCTCATCGACGGCTTTCCGCTGCGCATCGCCAGCAATCGCCAAACCGTCGAATACATCGCCATGATCGGTTTCTACGATTTGCCGCTCGATTATCTCGATACCTTCGCGAGCAAGGTCGCGGCCGTCACGCCCGAGGCGGTCAAGGACGCCTTCAGCCGTCGCGTGTCGCCGGATCGCCTGACCACCGTCGTGGTCGGCCGCGGCGCCGACAAGGACCAGGGTTCCTGA